In the genome of bacterium, the window CCGCGGCAATCCGGCCCTCTCGGAGTGCGTGCACGAGCGCGCTCTCATCGATCACCGCTCCCCGCGCGGTATTGACCAGTACGGCGTGTGGGCGCATCCGTCGCAGTTCGGCCTCGCCGATCAGATGGCGCGTTTGGCGCGTCAGTGGAACGTGCAGAGACACGAAATCCGAGCGCTCCAGCAACTCGGGCAGATCCAGTCCGCGATCGCGACCGCAACTGAGCACCTGCATGCGAAAGCCCTCGGCGCGTTGAGCGACGGCCCGTCCGATGCGCCCTTCGCCCACGATTCCCAGCGTGCGCCCGGTCACGTCGAGTCCGATACCCAGGAGTGGCTCCCAGCCCGTGAAGCCGCCGCCGCGCACCAGCCGGTCCCCCCAGGGAATGCGCCGCGCCGCCGACAGCAAGAGCGCGAACGCCAGATCTGCGGTCGCGTCGGTCAACACGTCAGGGGTGTTGCTGACCGCGATGTCCAGGTCGCGGGCCGCATCGAGGTCGATGTTGTCGGTTCCCACCGCCATGTTCGCGACGATCTTCAAGCGCTTTGCAGAACGGAGCAGTTCGGCGTCGACCCGATCGGTCAGAAGCGACAGCAGTGCGTCGGCATCTTGAATCCCCAGCCCACCTGTCGTAACGGTGTGGCCGGCGGCGCGGAGCCGTTCCAGGCCCACTTCGGGGATCGGAGCGCTAAGGTGGACTCGCGCACTCATGTGTTCTGCTCTACGGAAGGACCCTTCATGAACGCATCCTCGCACAGGAGACGGCGTTGAAAGAGTTGAAGGTCACATTCACGCTGGATGCCAAGGACGTCGACCATTTGCGCCGGATCCTGCAGCGCTCCCAATCGAGCGTATTGAAGAAGACTGAGGACGGGGTGATCGGCGCAGCGCTCGTACTGGCGCGCGAGGTTCGCAAGTTCAGCCCTCCCGAATACGTGATGGAGCGAGTCGAGCGACTCGAGAGTTTCGTCGACATGATCAACGATCAGGACTGGGCCCTGCCCGTTTCCGTGAAACGCAAGGTGCTCGGTGCTCTGGCCTACTTCACCGACGCCGAAGACCTGATCGCTGATCCGGTCCCCGGTCTGGGCTTCCTGGACGATGCCATCATGATCGAGCTCGTGACCCGGGAGCTGCGCCACGAGCTGGTCGGCTATCGGGATTTCTGCGATTTCCGCGAGACGGTCGAGCAGCGGCCCTGGACCCCAGCGGCGCAGAAAGCCCTTCCTGGGCGGCTGAAAACCAAGCGGAAACAGCTGCGTGAGCGCATCGAACGGAACGAGATCCGGGCCGCTGAGAAGGCGGCCCTCGGGACAAGAGGCCGGCTGCGAAAGCTCTGGTAGCAAGATCTCCCAGCCTTGGATATGCTCCGCCTCCCATGAAGAAATCGACCAAGCTGCCGCACCGCAACCGTCGCCGAAGCGCCCGCCATCGCGCCAAGCTCAAGGCGAAGAACCGCAGAGTCCGGCTGCGCCGAAGCAAGGGCGAGCAGAGCCGGCCTTAGCGCCGCGCTTCGACCCCCATGAGCACGCGCGAGTACGCTCGTAGCGGCGTCGACACCGACGAGGCAGATCGCGCTCTCGCGAGACTCCTGCTCGAGGTCGCACCGACCCAGGCCTTTGGCGCTTCCAGCGAGATCGGCGTGGGCCATTTCGCGGCCGTAATCCGCGTCGGGCCCGTCCAGCTGGCGCTGACCACCGACGGTGTTGGAACCAAGCTGCTGATCGCCGAGACGATCGAGCGCTATGACACGGTCGGCATCGACTGTGTCGCCATGAACGTCAACGACTTGATCTGCGTGGGCGCCAAGCCGGTCGCCATGCTCGACTACATCGCCTGTGAAAAGGCCGACCCCGAGATATTTTCCCAGCTGGGCCGCGGTCTGGCTGAAGGCGCGAAGCTCGCCGGAGTCAGCATCGTGGGCGGCGAGACCGCTCAGGTCCCCTCCATGGTGCGGGGCGTGTCGGAGGGCAAGGGACTCGATCTGGTGGGCATGGCCGTCGGATTCGTTCCCGAGGGTGCCCTGATCGACGGCAGCACGATCGAGCCGGGCGATATCGTGATCGGTGTCGAATCCAATGGCGTGCACTCCAACGGGCTGACCCTGGCGCGCCAGGTGCTGAACAGGTTCAAGCTCGAGGAGTACATCGAGGAACTGGGCAGCACGATTGGCGAGGAATTGCTCAAGCCGACCCATATCTACGTGCCCCAGGTCGAGGCCGTAGCGGGGGCGGGTATCCAGCCGCGCGCGATCGCGCACATCACGGGCGACGGACTGCTGAATCTGCGCCGCGTCGAGGCGCCTGTGGGCTTCGAGATCACGGATCTGCCCGAACCCAACCCGATTTTCGGCCTGATCGAGCGCAGCGGCGAAGTCGCCCGGGGCGAGATGCGGACCGTCTTCAACATGGGCATCGGCCTGTGCTTCGTGGTGCAGCCCTCCGACGCCGAAAAGACACTCCACGCCGTGCGCGAGACGGGCCTGCAGGCGTGGCAGATCGGCCATGCAGTGGCCGATCCGGAGCGCAAGGTGCGAATCCCCGCCGAGAAGCTGCTCGGCCACTCCAAGCAGTTCCTCGGCGAGAAGTGAACGTCCCCCGGTGATCCGGTGGACCCTCGAGGCGACTGACCCTTCGTGCGCGGCGCGAACCGGCCACCTGGAAACCCCCCGCGGTCAGGTCGAGACACCGATCTTCATGCCCGTCGGAACCCGCGCCGCAGTGCGCGGGATGGCCCCGGACCAGTTGCGCGACGCGGGAGCCGAGATCCTGCTAGCCAATACCTACCACCTGAT includes:
- a CDS encoding DUF1232 domain-containing protein — encoded protein: MKELKVTFTLDAKDVDHLRRILQRSQSSVLKKTEDGVIGAALVLAREVRKFSPPEYVMERVERLESFVDMINDQDWALPVSVKRKVLGALAYFTDAEDLIADPVPGLGFLDDAIMIELVTRELRHELVGYRDFCDFRETVEQRPWTPAAQKALPGRLKTKRKQLRERIERNEIRAAEKAALGTRGRLRKLW
- the purM gene encoding phosphoribosylformylglycinamidine cyclo-ligase, coding for MSTREYARSGVDTDEADRALARLLLEVAPTQAFGASSEIGVGHFAAVIRVGPVQLALTTDGVGTKLLIAETIERYDTVGIDCVAMNVNDLICVGAKPVAMLDYIACEKADPEIFSQLGRGLAEGAKLAGVSIVGGETAQVPSMVRGVSEGKGLDLVGMAVGFVPEGALIDGSTIEPGDIVIGVESNGVHSNGLTLARQVLNRFKLEEYIEELGSTIGEELLKPTHIYVPQVEAVAGAGIQPRAIAHITGDGLLNLRRVEAPVGFEITDLPEPNPIFGLIERSGEVARGEMRTVFNMGIGLCFVVQPSDAEKTLHAVRETGLQAWQIGHAVADPERKVRIPAEKLLGHSKQFLGEK
- a CDS encoding D-glycerate dehydrogenase, encoding MSARVHLSAPIPEVGLERLRAAGHTVTTGGLGIQDADALLSLLTDRVDAELLRSAKRLKIVANMAVGTDNIDLDAARDLDIAVSNTPDVLTDATADLAFALLLSAARRIPWGDRLVRGGGFTGWEPLLGIGLDVTGRTLGIVGEGRIGRAVAQRAEGFRMQVLSCGRDRGLDLPELLERSDFVSLHVPLTRQTRHLIGEAELRRMRPHAVLVNTARGAVIDESALVHALREGRIAAAGLDVFENEPALSPGLAELPQVVLAPHVGSATIATRNRMAEIAAENIVAVLAGRPLLNPV